The Lycium barbarum isolate Lr01 chromosome 10, ASM1917538v2, whole genome shotgun sequence genome includes a region encoding these proteins:
- the LOC132612761 gene encoding uncharacterized protein At3g28850-like: protein MDVWFMEELKNILGKKTKLSLPRVFIGGKYIGGAEEIRQLHEAGELKKYVEGLIPADFSTCEVCGGHRFVLCDECNGSHKCYSEKGGFRTCMGCNENGLIRCPSCYFAPITLL, encoded by the coding sequence ATGGATGTTTGGTTTATGGAAGAACTGAAAAACATATTGGGTAAAAAGACGAAATTGTCCTTGCCAAGAGTTTTTATTGGTGGGAAGTACATTGGTGGTGCTGAGGAGATTCGTCAATTACATGAAGCTGGTGAGTTGAAGAAGTATGTTGAAGGGTTAATTCCAGCTGATTTTAGCACGTGTGAAGTGTGTGGGGGACATAGATTTGTACTATGTGATGAATGTAATGGAAGTCACAAGTGTTATAGTGAGAAAGGCGGATTTAGAACTTGTATGGGTTGTAATGAGAATGGTTTAATCAGGTGCCCTTCTTGTTATTTTGCACCAATTACACTACTTTGA